In the genome of Polyangiaceae bacterium, the window TGGACTCGCCACCACCGCGGCTCGCTCACCAGCGCGTTCACAATCGCATGGCGTCCGCTGAGTACGCCGCGTTGTGGAACCAGCTTCGAGCGAACTCCGGACCTCGAGATCTGGAAGACCAACGTTCTCTGACTTGGGTCGCCATCCGCGCTGCGACCACGTTCAGCGAAACCGGCCGCCCCCGTGAGGCGCGGGCCAAGCTCGAAACGGCGCTCGACTTGGTCGAAGACTCTGGCTTGCGGCATCTGCTGCGCTGCGAGCTTGCGCTGTGCGCGATCCGCGCGGGCGAAGCGCAGGCGGCCCGAAGCTGGCTCAATGAATGCGACCCGTGGGCGGAGGTGCTCGAGCTGGACTCTACTTTCCGCATGGCTAATGCTCGCTTGGCGCTCCTCGAAGGCAAACCTCAGGAAGCGCTGCAGCACATCGGTGCTGCACCGGGCGTGGTCCCCTTAGACGCAAGCTACGAGGCGCACGCCAAGGGGATCCGCGCCCACGCCGCCGAGCTCATGGGACACGCCCCGGTAGAGATGCAGGAGTCGGAGCTGAAGATGCTGCGCAATGAGCAGCTCGCCCCCGGCGCACGCATCCAGCTGGTGAAGCGCGGCTTGAGAACCGCGCGCGCCAACCGCGCGAACCTTCACAACTTATGGTGGGTCTTTATCACTACGTGGTTGAAGGCCCCCTACTGGGCGATCATCATCGCGCTGGTCACGTCCGCTGGTGGCTGCATGACCAAGACAGGTCCGGTGGGTGGCATCACCGCGTATGAGTTGTGTCCCCTCGTATGTGAAGGGTGCCAGGCCCCATACACCCACGTGTTCTACGGGACGAACGACGAGGGCCAGCACGATGTGGTCTGCGACAACCCGCGTGGCGAACCAAGCAAGCTCGACACCAACGCGGCGTTCTCGTACAGCATGTCCCACCGTGGGCAGGTACTGCCGGGTGGCGGATGGACACTGATCGGCGTCGCATTCTTCGTCTACTTTCCTTTGGCGCTGTTTCTCTCGTTCCTGCGCTCGCTGAGCGTTCGATCGCGCATGCGCGGCCGCCGAGCGGAGTACGAACGGCAGATCGCGAGCTACGAGCAGGAGCTGCGGAGCCTAGGGGGAGATCCCGCGGCGAATGATGTCACCCCCGGCTTCCGACCTGAGCGAGCACTGGTTGCGCTGATGATCGTGCTGATCCCGATCTTGCTGATGGGAAGCTGCGTCGGGGTCAACCTCGGATTGCGCGCTGGTTAGATAGGCCAGTTTGGGCCTCCACCGCGGCGTCGCCCCCCCCTCCCCCAAGCAACAATTGCGCTCTATCGCTACGCGCGATACCGAGAGCGAAACGAGGGAGGAAGCCATGACGCAGAGCACTGCGGGCACGGGCAGTATCGCGATCCATCCGGCGGGCGAACCGCTGCAGCGACCGCCAACGGGCCACGTCTACTTTTCCATGACCAAGAGCTTGTGCGCCCAGTGCAAGCGCTCCGTCGACGCCAAGATTCAGTTCGAAGGCGACGCCGTCTACTTTCGCAAGTTCTGTCCGGAGCACGGGCACCAAGAGTGTCTGGTGGCATCGTCCGTCGAGTGGTACCTCGACGCGCTCTCATTCGTGGCGCCAAGCACACCGCCTCGTGCTGGCAACGGAGAAATCCGCGCGGTAAAAGGTGGCTGCCCTCACGATTGCGGCCCGTGCACCTCGCACCAGCAAAAGGTGTACATGCCGGTGGTCCCCATCACTAGCGCGTGCAACCTCGACTGCCCAATTTGCTACACCGTCAACAAGAACGAGGACGCGCACATGCTGAGCCGAGAAGCATTCGCGAAGATCCTCGAGCACCTCAAAGCTCAACACGACGAGCTGGACATCATCAACTTCACTGGCGGTGAGCCGACGCTCCACCCGGAGCTCCCAGAACTCTTGCGCATGTCCCGAGAAGCGGGCATCCGGCGCCTGACGGTGAGCACCAATGGGCTCAAGCTCTTGAAGGAAGAGTACGTCGAAGAGCTCGCGAAGGTGGACGCGCGCATCGTGCTCTCCCTCGACACCTACGACGACGCGATCGACAAACAGCTACTCGGCGCAACCACCACCAGGAGCAAGCTCAAGGTACTCGATCTGCTGGAGACGCATGACGTCACCACGACGATTCTCCCCGCGATAGCTGCTGGCCTGAACGATCGCGATGTGCCGCAGCTGTTCGAGGAGGTGCTGAAGCGTCGCAATATCTGCTCACTGGAGATGCACACCTTGACGTTCACGGGTCAAGGCGGCGTCGGCTTCGATCGCACGGCGCGCATCACGACACCGGACTTGCATCGGATCTTGGAGCAACACACCGGCGGGCAGCTCACCGCCAGGGACTTCGTGCCGAGTCCTCTAGCTCACCCGCACTGCTACTCCATCTGCTACCTGCTGATGCTCGATCCGGAGCCAGACCACGCGGCGGATGCCGCGCGTTTCGTGACCTATGCACAGCTGTTTGGGCGCGAGGTGTTGTTCGACCTCCTCGGCGACTCGCTGTACATCCAGCCACGCGAAAAGGTGGAAGAGGTGCTGCGCACAGCGATGGATGAGCTTTGGGCGGATCCCGATCGCCTGAAGGAGAGCGAGCGCGTGCTCAAGACGCTGAAGCGCCTGTTGCTCGAAATGTTTCCTCCCGGCAAGACAATCCCGCTTGAAGAGCGTCAGAAGATCGCCGAGCGCGCTACCAAGGCCATCTACATCCACTCCCATATGGACGAAGAAAGCTTCGACGTGGCGCGGGTGATGAAGTGCAGCATTGGGGTGCCCGAGACCGACGGCAGCAACATCCCCACTTGCTCCTACAACGTGCTGTATCGCGAACGCGATCAACGCTTCGCCGACCCCGCAATGATCCAGCGCATGGATGCCGCGGTCGCTGAAGTGCACCCTCACCTGCGCGATGGCAAGCGCTCCCTACCTTTGATCACGCGCGGCTGAGCGCTCGGAGAACCTGCATGACTCGACTGAATCTGCCGATCGCGGAGACTCGTTTCAACTTCACCCAGAGCGCGGCAGGCGGTCATGGAAGCCAGGAGATCTTCCACTCCTTCTCGCGCGGCCTGTGTCCCCAGTGCGAGCGACCTGTGGACGGCGCGCGCATCATCCGCGAGGGCAAGGTGTAC includes:
- a CDS encoding radical SAM protein, which encodes MTQSTAGTGSIAIHPAGEPLQRPPTGHVYFSMTKSLCAQCKRSVDAKIQFEGDAVYFRKFCPEHGHQECLVASSVEWYLDALSFVAPSTPPRAGNGEIRAVKGGCPHDCGPCTSHQQKVYMPVVPITSACNLDCPICYTVNKNEDAHMLSREAFAKILEHLKAQHDELDIINFTGGEPTLHPELPELLRMSREAGIRRLTVSTNGLKLLKEEYVEELAKVDARIVLSLDTYDDAIDKQLLGATTTRSKLKVLDLLETHDVTTTILPAIAAGLNDRDVPQLFEEVLKRRNICSLEMHTLTFTGQGGVGFDRTARITTPDLHRILEQHTGGQLTARDFVPSPLAHPHCYSICYLLMLDPEPDHAADAARFVTYAQLFGREVLFDLLGDSLYIQPREKVEEVLRTAMDELWADPDRLKESERVLKTLKRLLLEMFPPGKTIPLEERQKIAERATKAIYIHSHMDEESFDVARVMKCSIGVPETDGSNIPTCSYNVLYRERDQRFADPAMIQRMDAAVAEVHPHLRDGKRSLPLITRG